A segment of the Trifolium pratense cultivar HEN17-A07 linkage group LG7, ARS_RC_1.1, whole genome shotgun sequence genome:
ATATTAATCAATGTTTTCTTTTAGTACCTAAGATAGGTTTTGAGTTCACCAACAGGGGATTGGGTTTAGCGGAACCGAGGTTCGAACCTCCGATTGAGGGAATCTATgggaaacaaaaaataaaattagggtTTGAGTTCTTTTTGAAATTATGCTATGTTTTTTCTTGAATTGTTCCAATGTGTAGACtctatatgtatttttttatgttaatgtaGACATTTATGAAATTGTTGAAACTGCACGGACTCAATTTTCTGTTGTTATGTTATGCCAGATGGTGCATTATTTGATGCATCACAATATGCATTCTTTGGTAAAGATGTTGCTGAGGAAGTTGAGTTGGGGGGGTTAGATGATGAGAAAGATTATACCCCTTCTTTTGAGTTCAACGAGGAGGAGTTTTTTCACAATGCAGAAGAggttattttttcaatctctgTACCCcgttttttcttattttcaaattttatgttGCTACTATGTTTGAAGTTATAGAAAGTTTGATCCCTTGCTTATAATTTAACTGTGTACGTTTTCTTCATTTCCGCGTCAagtcattttcttcattttaacATTCAAATGTTGCTAATTATAGATTATTATAGCTAAAATTCGTTGACCCAACTGTTACGTTTGAACAATCTTTCATTAATATCCATTTTGCCAAAGCATCAATGCTCCAACTGTTGTACTTGATCGTCTTTCATTCATATCCATTTTCACAAAGCATTTTGTTAAAACATTGAATTGTgtccataaattttttgtagTTTATAACAAAACAAGAGTATTATATTTGAGTTTTATCTGGCTGACTGATTCTGCCTTCTGTGCATTCAGCCAAAAGGAAAAATTGGTTATCTTATTAATCTTACTCTGATGAGTGGTTTAATATCGAAGAGATGATGCTGTATATGTACCATCTAACTGTTATTTTCACATTGCAGGCGGATGATGTAAGATCTCCTTTTGATGTTGATGATCTCACTACCACTTTTATGAAGGTATGGATGGACAAACTTGACATTTACTGCTTTCTTGAAATGTAGATTAATGATGGATTAGTATGTTGGTGActgtttttgaattttgatcgGGTTGCCTTCACTTAAAACCAGAAAAAATATGTACTATagtgtattttttatattaaaaaataaaatagatggGATAGAAGAAAGAAACAATTAGGGGAGGATAAGAAATCCTCTAAATTCTAAAACAGGCATCTTAACACAAGATGAAAATATAAGGGGCTGTTTACTTTGTCAAcattttctgttttcattttctaaaacatgttttcattttaatgaaaaattgtaatggaaagaaaaagaaagactAGCTAGAGATgatgcattttttaaaataatgaaaCAATATTTTGGCATTTTCATTCTTTCCTAAAAATACTCAAAATTGTTCACTTCAAAAGTCTAGTATATCCTTTTTAGCAAGTAAAATTAACACTAATTTTaggaaatgaaaatagaaaacatttTTACAAGATGAAAATATAATATGTACCAAAGTTGTTCAATTACTTTAAGTGCCTGTTAATCGAACATATGAACTGTAGACAGAAGAGATGCCATAAGCACAATCCTATTCCCATTGCATGCAGTGAGGATTCAGGTGTATTAGTGCAAATGTGCAAGGGTTATACTGTGAGCACAACATCCATAATAGTAATTTGATTGATAATACGGAATTGTCTTTCTATCTTTCATGTAGAAGCATGCTAATAGCTTACTGTTGGTTGAATTGCATTTAAATTTGatgtttatttttgttcttgCCATTCTTTGACTGTGAACCTGATTAGCGAACCAAATTCACTAGATGACTTTATAAACATCAAGTAGCCTAAAACATTATAGTCTGTTTGcgtacaatttttaaaaatggttttttaaaaatgtagcaaacaaaaaaacttgTCTGAGTGTGTTTATTCTCAAAATTTATTCACGTCTTTTTAGTTTGCAGAGcaagaaaacaataaaaagcTAGAGATGTTTTTgtttcatctttttatttttttattttcatttttattcttatcTTATGTGCTCATCCAATCCAACACTTTATAGTCGTTGGCACCAATTACTGCGTAACCTGACACCATTTGTTGTTCCTCCCTGATAACATCCATGTTGTTGCCACGGCCTAATTTACACGACTGCTTTTACCACCTAACACCCTCTACCACCACAACCTCCTTATACCCTCCATTTCTATTGTTGGTGACCTTCCACCTTTGCCGTCACTGCAACCTTGCCACCTTCACTAAAATATCTGCCACTGTTAGGATATAGAATAAGGGGGAGTTTGTTAGGATTTGAGATAGGGAGTTATTTAGGGAAGTTACTAGTTAATGGGGTAGCTTGTAATATCATGTATAAAAAGGAAAAGGGAGGTCTTCGAGTTGGAGAGATCATGATTCATGATCGAGTATTGTAAACTTTTAGCGAATAGAGTTTCAATTGACACATTCCTTCACCATTATTGTCGTAGTACATTCCACACGTCACCCTCCTCTGTCAAAACGTGTGTTCTAAATTTATGAAGCagattttatgttttcaaaacaCTGTTTTCTAATGAATATTATCAACTAGattttattttccaatttttttataataattttctgAAATAGTAAACAATAACGGAATCATATAGCTCTCTAGTTTTCTTATTTTCAATTACATATATGCTGAACCATCGACCGTGCTCCAAAGTTTTAAGGACACAAGCAATGTTGTTCATCAATTTCTTGTTCCAAATGAATGTGGCTATTCTACAATGTAAAAgcaaaaaatgtgtttttattatattaaatgacTTAGGTGACCTTTtaatgctttatatatacaagaTAAGGAAGTGGTTTGGTCCAATCTCATATTCCTATCCATATGGGGTGTAGCATTTTTTTCAATGAAGGATGATGATGATTCTTAGTTAATTCAGATCAtgtgaaaaaattgaattccgTGCTTGAGTGTTGGACCAGACCACTTCATTCAAGGTAACCATGAAGATGGTGATTCTAAAATTACTTAAGGGTATCACTTATTATACCTAATCAGATATTTATTGAGCATTAGAATTTGATTAGAGTCAGACTGCTATCTATATAGAAATAATGGCTTTGACAGTTTCCTTCTATGGACAAACACTCCTTTCGAGGAAAGTATGTAGGAAAAGTTGTGGCATGCCATgcatacaataattttttttttctattagtTAAAATCGTGTCTTGCCTGTGTTACTCCCTTATTCAGTAATTTTGGACTATGAAATCAATAATAATACCGGTGAGTAAATGTGGCTGAAACTTTGTTAAAAGACTATAGGTaggtaatttttatatatataaaaaaagactaTAGATATGTAACTGGATTTTCAGGATCTTAAATTGTGAAGATTTATTATTGTTGACTATTGGGTATTTTTGATAATTCATTAATGGCGCTTCTCTTTGCAGCTAATCAATCACCATCCTACAAATTTAATTACTGTATTTCCTTTTTTTAGTGTTGGGTATACATGACAGCTTCTCTCTCagtttatctttattttttatttattttatcctttattttcatttatttgaaTGTTCTGgaaataattaacaaattttgTCTGTGATTCAAAAGTTGTTTGATATTTTCCATGCGCTCTGCATGTAGTATTTGATTTTAAGATTCAGTTATAATATTGGAAATAATGCTGGTCTCTTGAATGGTGGTGCCATCCGTTTTATGTAAACTGATATTAATATTGAACATCTTGATATATTTCAGCTGAACAAAATTGTTAGTGGACCAAAAAGTGCAGGAGTTATTGGTGATCGGCTGTCAAGAGAAAGTGAGTAAgctattatataataaattcatatatttgcTTGTTCCTGTATCTAATAAGCTGTATCTTCATTAATATTATTGGAAAATTTCAACACTTGAGGTGTTTAGTATGGAATTTAAATGTGTTAAAATCTACTTGGGGCTTTAAAGTGTAACATCAAGTATGAAAGTCTTCTGTTGTCAAAGAAATGTTTTGTAccattattttctaaaattccTTATATTAATTCTTAACATTAGAACTATTAAACTATTTGCATCACTCGCCCAAAAAATTCATACCTTGTAACTTGTCCTTTTTTCTCTCCCCTCTATACGGACACACTACCTAGGTATGTAGAGTTGGAAATGGTTAATAAGTCATTTTGAATCTTGGAAATCCAGGGAAATTTGGGTTCCTGTGATGTTACCAGTTACCAGATTCTAATGATCTtactactattttttaaaaaatatgtagttgtgttttcttcttttctttctaccattatttatcaagtgttttttttttttgggtgccTGTGCTATAAAATTTTCTGATCTCTATCATGCATAGACATTATTAAGAAATCTCAAGCCATGTTTACAAGCATTGATTTAGAACCTGTGCAAACACGTATCTTTGAAAGTGGAAAACCTTTGGGTGAGTGCTGCaagataatttatatttttaatggttttttaaGTGGAGAAGCTTTCACTTCCTAAAGAAGGGCCAGAGAAATGTTAGGTCATAACTCTGCGTATCAACAGATGTTGTCTTGGTCTTTAGTAACCACAGTAATAGTGGTAGAAGGGAGCTATGTTGTGAAAGATATGATATTTCATCAGTGAAATTGCCGTGTTTTGTGATCATTCATAAGGTCTGTAGgtgtgtgtaaatttttttcTGAAGCTTGATGGTCTAAGAGGcatagattttatttatttttgaacaaaTCTATGAGGCATAGATTAGATATACACCAGTCAGGTTAATGGATAATTTGTTAGATAACATTTTGGAGTTTGGATACATCTaagtaaaatttgtatttatgCTTTATAGCTGGCACTATATCCCCTTTTCTGCATCAATCTTGTTTTATTTGctttattcttttttgtttttttggtattcttgacttagttatttttattcctatattttttatacaGATTCCTCTGCTTCTGAATGGTCACAGAGGGATGATTTTTCCTACTGGGCTGACCATCACACTTATGACAGTGAGGGTTCTCAGGATGCTAAAAGATGGTCATCACATCCACATTCTTCTATCACTCATCTACAAGAGTCAAAGCCCTTATACAGAACATCGTCATTTCCTGAGCAGCAACGGCAGCTGCAACACCAACTCCAGCATCGCTCTAGTGAACCTGTTCCTAACTGGTTTGATCAGCAGTTTTATGATATTCAAACTGCTGATGATGATAAGAGATGGTCATCGCATCCACATTCCTCCATTTCACACATAGAAGGACCGAAGCCCTTGTATAGAACATCATCTCATCCTGACAAGCGACAAGAGCTTCCTCGTTTTTCGAGTGAGCCAACTTTGGCACCAAAATCTTCATTTACTTCTTATCCTCCCCCTGGTGGTAGGTCTCATCAATTGGCTCCAAATCACAGTACAGGCCAGTTGAACCTTCCTTTTTCTGGGGGAGCTCACATGACATTGCCATCACAAAATCGCTCTAATTTATTCAATTCTTCATTACACCTGGGTGGATCAAAATATGAGCCACATTTTAGTGGCAATTTGGCTCAATTTAATACTGGTTCTCCGCTCAATAATCGAATCCAGAATCAATGGGTCAACCAAACAGGTTTGTATCCCGGAGATAATTCAAACCTCCTGAATAATATGTTGCAGCAACAACTATACCATAATAATGGATCCGTGTCTCCCCATTTACTGAGTCAGTTGCAGCAACAGCAGCACAGATTGCATCATCCTGTTCAGCAGTCAGCAGGCCTAATATCAGGTTTACAGCCTCATTTATTTAATCACCATCTTTCGTCTGGATCATCAATAGGTAGAAAATATGAACATGTGCTTGGTGATGTTAGAGAGCATAGACAAAAATCAACTCGCAGACATCGGTTCTCTCAACAGGCTTCTAATGCTAGTAGCCAGAAGATCGATAGTGGTTCATCATTACAGTTCAGGTCCAAGTATATGACTAGTGATGAAATTGAGAGTATTCTTAAAATGCAGCTTGCTGCTGTGACTCACTGCAATGACCCCTACATTGATGACTATTATCACCAAGCTCGTCTTGCAAAACAACCTTCTGAGGTTAAATTTAAACTTTCATTTTGCCCAACCAAAATAAAGGATGTTTCTTCACGAGCCCGGGCCAATACTGAGCCACATGGTTTTCTTCAGGTTGACGCATTAGGGAGGGTTTCATATGTGCCCATTCGTCAGCCTCGCCCTCTTCTTGAAGTTGATCCTCCAAACTCCTCTGCTAGTGGTGGCTCTGAGCGAATTATTTCAGAGAAGTCCCTTGAGCAAGAGCCTTTGTTTGCAGCCAGAATCACAATTGAGGATGGTCTCTGTCTTCTTCTTGATGTAGACGATATTGATCGTTTCCTTCAGTGCAATCTGCTACAAGATGGTGGAACTCAATTCTTACGAAGAAGGAATGTCCTTTTGGAAGGATTAGCAACATCACTTCATCTCGTGGACCCACTGGGAAAGAATGGACACAAAGCTGGGCTTGCTGCTAAGGATGACCTTGTTTTCTTACGATTAGCATCTATTTCGAAGGGACGGAAGCTCCTAGCGAAGTATCTTCGGTTGCTTGCTCCTGGTAGTGAGCTTATGCGGATTGGCTGCATGGCTATATTTCGTCATTTAAGATTCTTATTTGGCAGTATCCCCCCTGATTCAGCAGCAGCAGAGACTACAAGTGATCTTGCTATGGTTGtttgtcagtgtgtccaaggaATGGATCTTGGTTCTCTGGGTGCTTGTCTTGCAGCAGTGGTTTGTTCATCGGAGCAGCCTCCTCTGCGTCCCCTTGGAAGTCCTGCTGGAGATAGTGCTTCCCTTGTTTTAGTATCTGTTCTTAAAAGCGCTACTGATCTTCTAACTGATCCTCATGCTGCTTCTAACAATAAATTGGGTAATCGAACATTTTGGCAGGCCTCATTTGATGAATTTTTTGGCCTCCTCACAAAGTATTGCATGAATAAGTACCAGAATATCATGCAATCACGGGAACAAAATGT
Coding sequences within it:
- the LOC123896773 gene encoding protein PAT1 homolog 1-like, with product MDFSTVAGADSIAAPNTKDLNLLENVTKDGALFDASQYAFFGKDVAEEVELGGLDDEKDYTPSFEFNEEEFFHNAEEADDVRSPFDVDDLTTTFMKLNKIVSGPKSAGVIGDRLSRENSSASEWSQRDDFSYWADHHTYDSEGSQDAKRWSSHPHSSITHLQESKPLYRTSSFPEQQRQLQHQLQHRSSEPVPNWFDQQFYDIQTADDDKRWSSHPHSSISHIEGPKPLYRTSSHPDKRQELPRFSSEPTLAPKSSFTSYPPPGGRSHQLAPNHSTGQLNLPFSGGAHMTLPSQNRSNLFNSSLHLGGSKYEPHFSGNLAQFNTGSPLNNRIQNQWVNQTGLYPGDNSNLLNNMLQQQLYHNNGSVSPHLLSQLQQQQHRLHHPVQQSAGLISGLQPHLFNHHLSSGSSIGRKYEHVLGDVREHRQKSTRRHRFSQQASNASSQKIDSGSSLQFRSKYMTSDEIESILKMQLAAVTHCNDPYIDDYYHQARLAKQPSEVKFKLSFCPTKIKDVSSRARANTEPHGFLQVDALGRVSYVPIRQPRPLLEVDPPNSSASGGSERIISEKSLEQEPLFAARITIEDGLCLLLDVDDIDRFLQCNLLQDGGTQFLRRRNVLLEGLATSLHLVDPLGKNGHKAGLAAKDDLVFLRLASISKGRKLLAKYLRLLAPGSELMRIGCMAIFRHLRFLFGSIPPDSAAAETTSDLAMVVCQCVQGMDLGSLGACLAAVVCSSEQPPLRPLGSPAGDSASLVLVSVLKSATDLLTDPHAASNNKLGNRTFWQASFDEFFGLLTKYCMNKYQNIMQSREQNVAALGSDADNAGSKEMPVDLLRASLPHTNDRQRKLLLDFAQRSAPVVGFNSYAGSSSSHVNSETVLS